Proteins found in one Proteiniborus sp. DW1 genomic segment:
- a CDS encoding polysaccharide deacetylase family protein, producing MKKIVALILIITVILNLSLINKTLSIEMSMLNDDIGDVLNNEDNDDVGNNDSENNSTDYNTGIVSETDSNDSDNVENIHDPNNGDGDEIEPKDSSNLEGSQPNENLDGTDEPTTELPSSPTAPTEDEPVEADTSPVKPEVVAPPKPTQRFINTLNKENAWSNKTVYLTFDDGPSSLTTQVLDLLKKENIKATFFVIGTKTDEGKNILKRISDEGHSIGNHTFSHNYNFIYKSVDNFFDDLYKNENIIYESTGKRPKIIRFPGGSNNATTKTETGKKVINDILDRLAEEGYVHFDWNASSGDASAIPASVDDIVNNTLTWISRHNTAIVLFHDTASKTNTLKALPTIIEKLKFLGCKFEVLTTSSPHIAFVKSNNSIEAVPASTDPDPYNIDILPNNGLHNDRKPSHVIKKLMKLEMEVEKRFLESRY from the coding sequence ATGAAAAAAATAGTAGCACTCATACTTATAATAACTGTTATATTGAATCTTTCTCTTATAAATAAAACTCTTAGTATTGAAATGTCTATGTTAAATGATGATATTGGTGATGTACTGAACAATGAAGATAATGACGATGTCGGTAATAACGACAGTGAAAACAATAGTACTGACTACAACACTGGCATTGTATCAGAGACTGACTCTAATGATTCTGATAATGTCGAAAATATCCATGATCCAAATAATGGTGATGGTGATGAAATAGAGCCAAAAGATAGCTCTAACTTAGAGGGTAGCCAGCCTAATGAAAATCTCGATGGCACTGACGAACCGACTACAGAACTTCCAAGTTCTCCAACAGCTCCAACGGAAGATGAACCTGTTGAGGCTGATACTTCTCCTGTAAAGCCTGAAGTAGTAGCACCACCAAAACCAACGCAAAGATTTATTAACACTTTAAACAAAGAAAATGCGTGGTCTAACAAAACAGTTTATTTAACATTTGACGATGGCCCTAGCTCTCTAACCACTCAAGTATTAGATTTGCTTAAAAAAGAAAATATTAAAGCCACTTTCTTTGTCATAGGTACAAAAACAGACGAAGGGAAAAATATTCTTAAGAGAATATCCGATGAAGGACATTCTATAGGTAACCATACTTTTAGTCATAATTACAATTTCATATATAAAAGTGTAGATAACTTTTTCGATGATTTATATAAAAATGAAAATATTATATATGAAAGTACAGGTAAGCGACCAAAAATTATCAGATTTCCAGGTGGGTCAAATAATGCTACAACCAAAACTGAAACAGGTAAAAAAGTAATAAATGATATCCTAGATAGGCTGGCAGAGGAAGGATATGTTCATTTTGATTGGAATGCTAGTAGTGGAGATGCTTCTGCTATTCCGGCTTCTGTTGATGACATAGTCAACAATACATTAACTTGGATTAGTAGGCATAATACTGCAATAGTGCTTTTTCACGATACAGCTTCTAAGACTAATACCTTGAAAGCTCTTCCTACAATAATAGAAAAACTTAAGTTCTTAGGATGTAAGTTTGAAGTCCTAACTACTAGCTCTCCACACATAGCTTTTGTAAAGAGCAACAATAGTATCGAAGCAGTTCCTGCTAGTACTGATCCAGATCCATATAATATTGATATCCTTCCTAATAACGGCCTACACAATGATAGAAAGCCTTCTCATGTAATTAAAAAGCTTATGAAGTTAGAGATGGAAGTAGAGAAAAGATTCTTAGAAAGCAGATATTAG